The Candidatus Methylomirabilota bacterium genome includes the window ATCAGCGCCGTCGAGCGTGCCACCCAGCGCTCGAAGGAGCTGGGGGCGACCTGAGCCGATGCTCGGACTGATCAACCTCCTCATGAACCTGCTGCATATCTACTCCTTCATCATCATCGCGGCGGCCCTCATCACCTGGGTGCAGCCCAATCCCTACAATCCCATCGTCCAGTTCCTGCGGCGGGTGACCGAGCCGGTGCTGCGGCCGGTGCGGGGGCTCGTGCCCCCCGAGAAGCTCGGCGGCCTCGACATCTCGCCCCTCATCGTCCTGGTCGTGATCGAGTACGTGATTCCCCGCGTCTTGCTGGCCTTGCTGCTCTAGCGGAAGTACAGGAGGCGACTGTGCGCATCACACCGATGGACATCCGCCAGCAGCAATTCACCGTGAAGATGTTCCGCGGCTTCGACACCCAGGAGGTGGACACCTTCCTGGAGGATCTGGCCTCGGACTACGAGGCGCTCCTCAAGGAGAACTCGCTGCTCAAGGAGCAGCTGCAGGCGCTCGAGGAGCGCACGCGCGGCCTCGAGGAGCGAGAGAAGGTGCTGCAGGAGACCCTGATGACCACGCAGCGGCTCGTGGAGGAGATGAAGGAGAACGCGCGCCGCGAGGCGAG containing:
- a CDS encoding YggT family protein, which gives rise to MLGLINLLMNLLHIYSFIIIAAALITWVQPNPYNPIVQFLRRVTEPVLRPVRGLVPPEKLGGLDISPLIVLVVIEYVIPRVLLALLL
- a CDS encoding DivIVA domain-containing protein, yielding MRITPMDIRQQQFTVKMFRGFDTQEVDTFLEDLASDYEALLKENSLLKEQLQALEERTRGLEEREKVLQETLMTTQRLVEEMKENARREA